The following is a genomic window from Cetobacterium ceti.
TTATTTCTATTAGTTTTTCAACTTTTCTTTTGGTTACTTTTACTCTCTCTAAAGATAGTTTCTCTAGTTCTCTTAAAAAATTAATATTTTCCATTTGTATCTCCTTTTTTATTTTGGACACCTTTTAGTGTCTAACTTGATTTAAGTATAATACATTAATAAAAGATTGTCAATAAAATTTTAGACTGTTTTTAGTGTCTTATATAAAGTATAATGTAATATATCAAAAAATGGAGGATTTTATAATGTCTATAATATTTGAAAGTGTATCTGCTATTTTAAAAAAACACATGGAAGAAAAGGGGTTAAGCCAATATAAACTAGCTGATAAATGCGAAGGCATAACAAGAAGTTATATTGGGGATATATTAACTCAAAGAAAACAATCTTCTAAAAATTTTATTGAAATTGTTATAAAAGCATTAGAATTAAATGAAGTTCAGAAAAAAGAGCTTTGGGAAAGCTGGATGTTTGAAAAAGGAGATAAAGCCACTATGCTTTACTTAAAAGAAATTGAATTAA
Proteins encoded in this region:
- a CDS encoding helix-turn-helix domain-containing protein; the encoded protein is MSIIFESVSAILKKHMEEKGLSQYKLADKCEGITRSYIGDILTQRKQSSKNFIEIVIKALELNEVQKKELWESWMFEKGDKATMLYLKEIELKYLDLMSKNKSQD